The sequence below is a genomic window from Theobroma cacao cultivar B97-61/B2 chromosome 6, Criollo_cocoa_genome_V2, whole genome shotgun sequence.
atttttccctATTCATCTTTATATTATTGAAGGAATACTGGAAAAAAGGTCTTAACTTGTCGGTGTTGGCTGAAAAACGAATGAATTTGTTGCTTGGATTGCTATAGGGGCATCTGTTTGCACgttcaaaagaaataataaaataacagtTGCAtcctttatattttcttttgcatCTTTTGATTCATCTGATCAAACTAAGGCTGTAGTAGCAACTGACCCAGGCAATCAAAAATCTCCAATTGATATGAACCTAGAAAAGAGTTGCTATCAtggtttttttcttgttaGGCAATCTGTGCAACTAGCTGAGTAGGCTTCattttgggattttttttttttattttcttttgtgtcTCCTTTGGCCATTCTACTGTTTTGCTGAACAAGATTGTAAAGTGATGAGACCACCATTTATCCATTTTTGTTAGGTTAAATTATGAAGAATCTTTGATAGAGTTGTTTTTTATAACATTTCCACGATGCTGCTGATGATTTTAGGACCGATATTCTTGGTTGTGGTTTGAAGGTTTGGGTATTGTATTGGACGCTTGATTTGGAAGAAGAGAAAGTTCAATTGCTTTGATTCTATACACTTACCATTGGGGTCAAAGGTGCCTGAATTGAAAGATGATTGGGATATAGAGGTCCTCTTTCTCTTTGTTGCTGAATTGGGGGAAAGTAGTAGCTATAGTTTTGGTGCCCATGTACAATGACATCACAGATTCTGATACCAAGTGGACTTGCTTATATCTGTTACTAGACAACCATAGCGACACCTGAGATAGTAAGAAATGAACCTAAAGGTATTCGTTTTAAGTGGAGTGTTAATATAGCATCTGTTATCACATTTTGTAGATGAAACTTGAGGTCCTTGTGTAAGATAATCATAGGTCATTTAGGCAGCAAAACTTATGTTGGAATTTGATAGAGTTTTTAGCCAGCTCTTTTCataatgaattaaattatatacaGAGGAGAACTCCCACTGGATATGGAGGAGCTTTAGCAGGATTAGTGATGTTATTTTCATGCAAGGGAAAGAATGCATCATTCAACAGATAAAATTGGAAGTTGCATACATGGAAAGGGACGAGAGTTGATATAGGTAGAGAATGTTATGAGCATTTACTATTCACTATCGGTCATGGTAGAGGAATGGGCATTTGGTGTTTTCCATGGATGATAAAGGTAGGTTTGGATATCTAATCATTTCCTAGGTATGAAAGAATAATTAACAAGTCTCACCCTTATTTTTTGGTCCATAGGAGATATTCTTCCTCTTTAGTACAAACCCTCCCTTTGAGCTCAGGTCCATGGTACAACCACCAAGGGACTTCACCAACTAAACTAGCTAGCACCTTAGACAAGTCTCACTATAGTTCTTAGGTTTTCTCGTATTATTCTAAATTTCTAATTGAGAGCTTTTTCACCTTGCTACTTAttctttgaaaattatatGGAGGAAAAAAAGTAGTAAACTCACGTTTATTGTCAATACTTGTTGTACTTAACCTTAGGATTTATGGTGTAAAAAAGCTTCCATTTATGTTTTCGTAATGAAAGAGTCTTATATGCATCAATGTTTATGTTGCAGATTTGTCCAGTTTGCTCGGTCAAAGTTGCAAGAGACATGCTAAGTCATATCATGCTGCAACATGGACATTTATTCAAGATATCCTTAATAATGGAACTGTCCATTACCTTGCCACTCTGACTTGGAAAATTATGCATGAAAAGCTTCTTTTGTTGTTCTGTATTTACTGAGAAAAATTGAATTGTTAAGCAAGTTTCCCTTAACAAAAGATTACTTGCAGAGATGTCGCAGGTTACGTAGAGTTGCAATTCCTAACAGTCAGGCACTGTCTCTCCTGGGACGTGATCTCCGTGAAGCACATCTGCAAGTACTTCTAGGGGGTGGTGGATATAGGTCAAGCAGTGCTAATGTATCCAATGCAGCTACCGATTCATTCCTTTCATCACTGATTTTGAATTTCCCTGCATCTGAAGCagaagaaatttcaaaatctgttGTAACTAGTGCTGAAGACACTGCTGCAAAAAATGTTGCACCAGCACATATGTGGAAATCAAGGTATTGGTTCAGATCTTTTCTACAGTAGAGAAATTCAATAATGTTCTAACATTTTCCTAGTTCGTTATCTTTTTGTTAAGATGCATTTAGTTTGCAACTATGATGCAATTCCAATAACCAATCCAAGGGATCCCCTTTTACCAAGTGGAAATAATGTCTGATGGAGGTTTGCAAGAACTTTTGCTGCATGAGTTGTGGACAGCCTTTAACATGTGAAAGAACTTAATCATTTTTTCCTTCATCtgttatgatttaattatatttatgcTGATAtccatttcaaaatattcctcTATTGACTGTCCAAAGTATAGCCTGATGCCTTTTAAAACGCTTCTACAGGCCATGAAAACTTTATAAACATTTCCTTTTCCCATTTGTTAAAATGGAAATCTTGTGTGCATTCAATTAAACTTATTCTAGAAATTGTTAATCTTGACCTGTTCATCTGACTGTCTAATCGACATGGACAAATCATCGTTTAGAGAGGCTCCTTTGTGGTTTGAAGTAAGTGGTTAGCTAAGGGTATCACCTGTCTAACTATCTCCAGAAACCAATTGGAAACCTTTGATGTTGAGATTCAAAGCATCCCATATCTCATCATGTCTCAAATATTTAGAGAAACTGTCTGATATAATTGAGATTTAACATCtgttttcttttactttttctcttATGCAGTTTTGATCCTTCTTTGAGTTATGAAGAGCGGGAAAAAAGGATTAGGCAAGCCACGGGAAGAGCTGGTTTCGTCCAAGATCTGCTGTTGTCAACTTTGTTAAATGACTAACAAAAGCAGTAagtcaaatgaaaaataatggaGTTAGTTATCAAAATCTCGGTGAGAGGCATTTCTGGGTAGGATTctaatgattttataatgtttgACAACCCAATGCAATGCATTCCTAGTCTGAATGTTGAAGCAGCCCCTTGATGGCTTCATGATAAGATCCCCATCCTTTTTATAGGTCCTTTTCAACCAGAATTGTGCTATATTCTGGAGAAAAACGATGACCTTTTAGTTTATGCTTAACTTTAAATTATGAATTACTTCTTACCTTTAATAGATAAAGCTCTTTAATACAAGTTTCAAGCATAGAACCTTTTGTAGCACTTTGCTTTGTGGCTGATTCCAGCTGAAGTGGactgaacaaagagaaatccTGCAATTCTTAGTATGTAGGCAGGATTGGGTTTCAAATCCTTTGATGCAACCAATTGAACCAAGGGACTTTTCAGTAAGCAAACCGGCACCTTTGTCTTGTAGTTGCATGGCTAAAACTTGGGAATTGAAAGAGATTCTACACCTAGCTTTGCTTGAATTCAGAACACTCATTCACTCACCTTAACCCCTCTCCTGCAAGACAACTAAATCTCATGCATCTATCAGTGGAATTTCTTTCGTACTAATCAGTTTCTAGTAATCAAAACATGGGTTTCCACTTTTTACTTCTGATAATCGGTTCACCAACAAAACTTATTCCAAAACTCCACCCATCTCTAGCTTTGGCAATGTGACATCTAACCAGAAACAGGCGGTCAAAAGTGGAAAGCAAGTAGAACGTCAGGGAcgtatattattaatatggGCTAGTTTGCTGAGTTGTAAGGTTAGGACGGTGCGACCAAACACAAACTTTTGTACAAACAGAAAGGTCGGTTGGGTGCATACGGCGCCGTTGCACGTGCAGGCAGTTGCCATCGACCTCCCCGCTGCCTGATCAACTGCAGTTTGTATGCATATATATCCATCTTCCTCCACCTTATTCGTTTCTTGCTTTTCTCCATACTAAAATCTCATGGGATATTACTTAATATAACTCATGAGTCATGatgttaataaaaattataagcCATTGGTTTCGCCTTCTGTTTATAGAGAGAAGAGTACTGACTCACTGAGATCATGATCCTAAATCATATTGGAAGGTTCCTTCCTCttttgcaaaaagaaaagtcatCCATATTAAACAAAGATTGAACCTGGTATAACAATCATTAGTCAAAATTGTTAAGAGTACAAACAGAACCACTTGCAAAACAAAACCCCCAAAAAGCCAACTAGAACCAGAAGTGCAACACCAGGGGTTGGTGGCGGTGGGTCGGTCCTGTGGCTAAAAACTAAACCAAGAATGGCAGTTGGCAGACCGCAAAAATCAACGTCATTGGACCGATGGATAAAGTCGGTTCCCAAACACCAAAtactataataataatatcagTACCACATACAATTCCACGCTTTATCTttcactttattttctttccccTACACCTCAGCTGCACCATTTCTCCATTCGACCCACCAAAACCAACTAATCAAGCAGTGACAATTCATTCGCTGAAAGAATTTAATCAATTGGAAGAGTCGTTTGCAGCTTCCAGTCACGCCTCTTCTTggtttattaaaaaattgaaagtaaTTGAAGGAATCTATTCTCTTGTCCACTTACGGGATATGGATGTGGATGTCAAACACTCGACACCCAATGCCCAattgtataattttaatataatttatacaatCATCAGTTTATCGATTATCCAGTCGCTTTAAGATCAAGTCCAATCATGAGCAGCGTCTAGCTCCAGGGGTTGCTCCGCTTTTTCTTATATTGAGAATAGTTGAACAAGGTGAAAAAGGAAGTCTTTCTTTGTATTTCAGGTTTCTTGTGCTCTGTGTTCTTTGGTGTGAGAAGGGACTTTGGGTTCTGATTGATTTCCAATGATGGTGGAGCTGTTTGTGTTGGGGTGTACGGGAGTTGTGGTCTTTCTTCACGGAGCCAATTTCTTCTTCCATATCCTCTCCCAACACATCGCCGTTCGTTCTCTCAGGTTCGTTCAAGTTTCAAAGGTTTCTATAATTCCCAACTCCcaagtctttttcttttctttgttttcatgGTCCAAATTCGATTGGGTTAAGATTGGTTCTGATCAAGTTGATGTTTCCATATCTTGCCAAACAATCCTGAAAGATTATCTTATCATACCATGATCGAACTCTTCATCTGTAGCTTGAGATATATCTAATATGTCCAGACTCCTCCTGATAGGCTCTGTCTAATCTTTGCCCTAAATTTTGTTCTCAAATACTCTTTCAGCCTCATAAATCTGGACTCTTTTACAGAATTTTTGGATTAAAATTTCTGGGTACAACTTTATCCTAAGCATTATTCTTCAGCTTTAGATTTTGTTCATGCAATTCTGATGGATTAAGTTGTAAGTAATGTTACTAATTAGTATTAATTCTAATGTTGGCATTTTTGTTTGGTCTCCAGTTTCTTGGGATTCGTTGGGTGGTAGACCGAACAGAAAAACAGAGATGATTAGTTTTCTTCACGCAAGCTGTGTAATGTGGATCATGGCAGTTAATGGGAGCTCTGCACATGCCGTGACGCTTTGTAAATACTTACTTATGAGGTAGAAGTAgattttaagtataaaataatgatagttTTATATTCCTAAAACAAAAATGCAAGGCTTTACCCAAATTTAGAGCCGAAATCATCTTGTATTACTCTGTTCTAATCCATTTCTATACCAAAATTCGGCATCAGTGGTATCCTTCAAGTTTCATTGCTGAGCTTATATTGTTcaatataattgaaatttctaTGTTCTTCTAGAATGTGATGTTGGGATGTTTTGTAAAGTGGGAAGTCTAGTGGTAGGAAGGTGATGAACTGACAATGATTGAAGCACCAAAAATGTTGCAAATTTTACAAGCAAATGGAGTTGGTGATGTTTCAACCCACGTGATGCACCAACTCTCTCATTGTTCTTTGTGGGTTTTTGCTTTGGTGGAACAATTTCTTCCATATAGAGTTGAGAAAGTGCAAAATCCAAGTGATGAGCAAAGAGAATTTAGTGCAATGAATCCAAGCATCAAGCAATCACCATCACAATTAGGCATGCTCCCCTCAACTTTATCCATAATGTTTTACTACCTGTTTGTTAACTAAATTGAATGgtttcattaaattaaatattaggCTTAAATCTGAAGAAAGTCACCTGTATAATGATCATTTATTCAACTAAACTATtcattgaattttgatttaagaTTGCACAAATCTTTAATTCTAATTGAAATAAAACTGCCCTTGCATCCAAtgtgaattgatttttttttgcccATATATGATTTGACGAGTTGATGTAGCTATATAGAcaaataacttaaattttttaaaacatgtcAACTTGTTAAGACATATGCGGTATGGACAAAAAAGTTAATTGtcattattgaaaatttatttgattttaaattaaagtttaatgatttatttgaatgtaataaaaaaataagagatttaattaaataaataataatataaaggTCTTTTTAAGAATTAATGCCCAAATATTACTACTAAAAATCTATTATTTGACATTTATTGAATAACTAAAGTGAAGACTATTATGTTACTacacaaaatttcaattacaatTCACAAGTGATTATTAAATTAAgtacatttaaatatttattattaaattaagcAAAATCCCAAAGAGTCGTGACAAAACGACCGAACATAAGGCATTGTTCGTGTTTTGTAACGTCTATACTATTGCTCGATACCCGCGAAGCAGGTTAGTTAATGAACAAATGGATCATGACAGTTCGTTACCTCAGTTC
It includes:
- the LOC18596797 gene encoding protein DEHYDRATION-INDUCED 19 homolog 4, with the translated sequence MDSDFWTSRLAAAKRQYTLQHHQQSSHLDRLSMDDFEVDDEVRPDFPCPYCYEDFDIASLCSHLEDEHPCESKVTICPVCSVKVARDMLSHIMLQHGHLFKLQRCRRLRRVAIPNSQALSLLGRDLREAHLQVLLGGGGYRSSSANVSNAATDSFLSSLILNFPASEAEEISKSVVTSAEDTAAKNVAPAHMWKSSFDPSLSYEEREKRIRQATGRAGFVQDLLLSTLLND